In one Hypomesus transpacificus isolate Combined female chromosome 18, fHypTra1, whole genome shotgun sequence genomic region, the following are encoded:
- the LOC124481260 gene encoding peptidyl-prolyl cis-trans isomerase FKBP1A, whose protein sequence is MGVEIETITAGDGRTFPKKGQTVVVHYVGSLTDGTKFDSSRDRGKPFKFKIGKQEVIRGWEEGVAQMSVGQRAKLTCSPDFAYGSKGHPGIIPPNATLIFDVELLGLE, encoded by the exons aTGGGAGTAGAAATTGAGACCATAACCGCTGGTGATG GGCGAACGTTTCCTAAAAAGGGACAGACCGTCGTTGTGCACTATGTCG GTTCACTGACGGATGGAACAAAGTTCGACTCTTCCCGGGACAGGGGCAAGCCTTTCAAATTCAAGATTGGGAAGCAGGAGGTTATTCGTGGCTGGGAGGAAGGAGTTGCCCAG ATGAGTGTTGGCCAGCGGGCAAAGTTGACCTGCTCACCAGACTTTGCTTATGGCAGCAAAGGACACCCAGGCATAATCCCACCCAATGCTACCCTCATCTTCGATGTGGAGCTGCTTGGCCTGGAATGA